The Stomatobaculum sp. F0698 genomic sequence TTCTCCAGATGCTGAATCACATCGACGGGCTTCTCATCCATCGTGTGTTGGATTTGCTCCTTAGCAGCTTTCATTGTCGCTTCCAGGCAGCTTTGCATTCGTTGATTGAACTCTATCTCTGCATCCTTAACATCCTTTTCGGTCTGCGCTGCCTTCCGTTTTTGCTCCAATTCAACGCGAGCAATAGACTCTTCCTCTCTGTAATCATCCGAAATCTTCCGGAAAGAGTGCTCAATCTCACGCTCAAATTGACTCTCAATGCGGTTCTTAGCCGCCTTCTTCGGACTATAATCTTCCATAACCGGAGCCACACGTTCCTTCACGGCTTCCTTTACGCTGTCTGCAATTTTCTTCAAATGCTCGTCCACAACGGAGGAGCTTCCATAATCGTCTGGCCTCTCATGCAGGATATTATCAAGTTGTTGCTGAATAATCGGTACATCTTCATACTTCTTATCCGCAAAGTAGTTCTGAGCCTGTCCGATAACAATCTCTTCGGGAACCTCAACCTCGCCATCCTCGCCAACACGAATATTTCCCATGTTGTCCAGTGCCTCTTTATTGTCTTTGTGCTTATCTTCATGGGCTGTCTGAAGTCTCTCGACAATGGCCTGTATGGCTGTCGGCGCACCGAAAACATTGCCTATGTTGAAAAGGTAATTACTCATGAACCCGGAACGAACCACTTCCTGAGATTTCAGTTTTCTCGGGATGGACAGAACGGCAGCGGCATCCAGCTCTATCATCCGGCCTTCGTCATCCTCACCGAGGACAGGGAAGAAGTTTAGAAGCCTGCGAATGTTCTCTTTGCGCTCTTCGGAAGTACCGCGTCCACTCACCGTTTCTGCGTTCAAGTTATTGGCAAAATCATCGAAAATAATCAGTGTTCTTGCCGGATCGAAGTCGAAGACGTAAGCTGTCTCTTTTCGAAAGGTCTCACCATTCACTGTAAGCATGCAAGGGTTCTGCGCCCGAAATGCTGCCTGCATGTAGGAAGAAGGACTTTTCAAGTTACAAAGCATCAACACCCCGGACCACTCCGGAACCGTTACTCCCACGGTCAACTGACCTACAGTCAGGGTGATGGTTTTGTCGTGCTCGGCGATTGCTTTTTTTACGCGGTCAAAATTCTTCTTGGCAGAAGTTTCCCGGTCCTCATTGGTGCTGCCGTCACCGACAGCTTTCACAACGTAGTACTCGCTGAAAACAGGATCCGCTGCCAATAACTTCTCAAGTGCCTCTACACTCTGAATATGGTTGAGGTACCAGAGGGTATGAGAAAGTTCCTTTCTCAGCTCCGGTGTCGAAAACGGGTATTTCTCCTGTGTCGCCAGCGCATGCAGGAACTTCTTTACTTCAGCCTCATGAATGAACTTTCCTGCTTCGTTTGTATCAAAAAACTCATTCAGATCAAAGGTATAGTCTGTGTATTCAGCGGAATCAAGATCCGTGCGCCCAATTCGCTCGCGAATCATGGACGATAGCTGATAGGTATACATGGCAAGACGCGGCAAAGGTTCATAGGGATTGTGATCCTCTTCGTCCCAACTTTCCTTGCGTTCTTGCTCATCCGCATAGGACCAGTTATAAATCTGGTTCGCGGAAAAACGTGCAGAAGCCAGTTGTTTAAACGGAGTGCCGGAAAGATACAGCGTGTATTTGCGGGAAATGTTATTGAAGGCGCGCTCGGTACGTATAGTCTCGACACCTTCCTGCGCCTCATCAATAATAAGCAGGTCAAATTCTAAACCGTTTATCTTTTTCCCGCGATTATCCCTGTACTCCTTTGCCATCCATGACAGCTTATCTGACTTACCTCCAAAATAAGCGGAGCCCTTAAGCCCTTGCAGAGACTCAAAGGCAATCATCCCCTTGCCTTCACCTTGCATACGGGAAACGTACTCATTTCGTGAAAGCACGCTGGGTTTCTTGCTTAACGCATCGGTATCCGATACAAAGGAAAATTCTCCGCGCCAGCCGATGAACTTTCGGAAATCCTCAGCCCATGAGTTGGCAATGGAAGGACGATTGGTGACAATCAGAACCTTTGAGAGTTTCATCCGACACACAAGTTCATAGGCAGTTAGCGTCTTCCCGAATCGAGGCTTCGCATTCCAGAGGAACTCCGAGCCTCCTCCTTCAAAGTAGGCCTTGGTCATACATACCGCTTCTTCCTGTTCCTCGCGTAGCGTATATGTGAGCTTCTGTTCGTTTTGGGCAAGCGTGCCACGGGCGGCGAACTCGTCAAAGTAATCTCTGGACGTGCTCTTGTCTATGCGGAACCACTCTTTTTTCTTATGTTCTTCGATCCAGCGCTCAACTCCTTTTTCAAACTCCAGAAAAGCGTGGAAGTCGCTGTCCTTAAAGCTGTCTCCGGAGTTATCTGTGTAGCGAGCAAATCCCTTCCAAAGCAGGCGCGTCCCGATAGTTATCGTCCCGCTCTGCTGCTTGATACGCTGTTCCGGTGTCTGCTTTTCCGTGTAGCCTATCTTAATCCAACCGTTGTGCTCCAAAACGCCTGGTGTATCATAGGCATAAATCATAGGTTCAACTTTAATAAAGGATTGGATTTTGGGTGTTGTCTTAACCTCCATTCTTATTCCATCTCCTTTACATGTGTCTCGATGAAGGAAATTTCTTCGTCGGAAAGTCCATACTTTAAGTATAACTGGCGATCGATTTCTGCAACGGATTTAGACCAGTCAATATCGGATGTATGGATGAAGCTTTGAATTGGTACATATTTAAACTTGTCTGGTGTTATATCCTGAGTTGTTTTTAAAACGCTGACCAATGTGCGAAAGAATTTTGTCTTTAAGTATTTAAACGCATTACCAACTTCATAGTCACTATTAAAAGAGCCAATACTGACAAAGGACTCTGTTGTTCCAACCCCTGGTATCTCTATTACCGGAGTTCCGAGTATTCTTGCTGGAATCGGCTTTCCTATAGTTCCTGCAGCACCATCTGCACGTGCTAACACAATTTTATAGTTATCAAGATTCGTTGCTGGTTTGACATAATCTCTCAGTATATATTTTCTCGCCCTATCTCCTCCATCTCTTCCCAGAATCACAATATACTCTCCCCCATTTTCTGGGCATTTATCAAAAAATACTTGAGGAAGTCTCTCAAATATATTTGATGCCATATCATATGCATGACCTTTGCTTAGCTGTGATACCGCCTCTGGGTGCTCCTTATGTAATTTATCAGTAATTCGATATGCTGTTCTTGATATCACGATTTTATCCATACCTTTAAAGTCATCTCTGTAAATCACTTTGTGAAGGATGGAATTCAACTCATCAAAAGGGGTAAAAACTCCAATCGGGCCAAAACTGATGTTTGAGTCGTGATATGAAACTGCAATTCCACCGGTTATTTCCATCCCTGGGAATATTTTTTTTGAATCAGCTTCATAACACAGAATTTTAAAATGATCATCATCCAACATCTTTTTGTTCCACGCTTTCGGAGTACTTCCCGCATCAAATAGAAACCGTGCTGGATGAATTAATATTACAGACTGTGCAATCTCATAAGATGCATCCATGAATCTATTATATATTTGAGGTGCATATGTCGCATTGTCCCCAACCGTCTCATCCTGATAAGGCGGATTGCCTATGATATAATCAAACTTCATACTTCCGTTTCTCCTTTCCCGGAATGCATTGAAATCCATGCTCTTATTCTGTCCCCTCCAGTCAAAGATACTGCATGGGATATATTCCTCAGGCACAATTTTCCCTGAGGCCTCCTCCATACCAAACACATCGAAAATTGTCAGCTGGTGATATTGCTTGTACAGGGCTCCCATCGGAATAGATCCTTTCAACCCATCCATCTGCCAGACATTCCAAACTATCTTATTTGCCATCTTCTCCAACAGTTTGTCATTCGGAGAATGCCCCCAACGTTCCTCATAGTACTCGACAAAAGTCAGTAGTAGGTTGATCCTCGCAATCAGAACATTGTCGCCTTGGTACTCGTAGCCGTAAGATGCCTCGAATGCACGAATTGTCCACTTTAGCCACTCCTCATATGTATCGGTGTTTTCGTTGACAATTCTTAGCTTCCTGTCCAACATTCCGATACGCCGCACCAAGGGAACAATCAATTCCCCATTTGAGACATCATAGCGGGAAACCAGATACGGTGCCTCCCCGCAGGTAATCTCAAGCCGTCTGGAATCTACATAATGCTGCCACTTTTTTCGCTTCGGAAAATCGATTCTTCCCTCTGTAACCGTCCACGTATGATCTTCCTTTTCCGTATTGAATACGCTCGAATGACCAAACCAGTCCTCATCGCAGTGATTGTTCATCCGATTACATAGCCACGCCGGTGTAAACACCTCTGCCTTTTTTCTGGTCCGCTGTGCCTGTGCCTCCAGCGACTTCTGTATGCGCGGTCGGATAATATCCGGACGCAATAAAAGCTCATTTGTAAGCATATGTACTTTGTCGGTAAAGCCCTCACCAAACTCTTCGTAAGTGTCCGTTGCCCAAATGATATTCTTTTTTGTCGACTTGTCTTGCAACAGCAAATCCAGCACATCCACGACCGGATAGCTACTTATATCTATCAGTTTTTCCATCAAAGGGATTCTCCCTTTCTGCTTTTTCAAATCTTATCTTGCATCCGTACGGTTATTCTCCGTCAACGTGCACAAAATCAATCGCCTCAATACTCGCATCAAGGCTATAATCCATCATAAGCCGTCCGGCGAATGAAATCAATTTTTATTGACTGTTTATGCCAACTATTTTTACGACTTTCCGATTGCAAACGACACCTATTGCAACTTTCCGAAAAGCCTTAGGACAAGCGGACTCAAGAGAGTACTCGAGGTTACCTCTGCTTCAGAGGAAAATCCTATGAAGTTCAACGGAATACATGGGATTATCCTCGCCTCGTCCACGATACAAGACGGCCCCGCAGTGCGTTTCCGTCACTACGGGGCCTTCCCAAATATCCTATACCGTTGTCGCTTTAATCCGTCTGTGACGCCCCGATTACAACCATAATGCCGGTTTTCCTGTCGTATGCGGACCATAATCCGGTCCCCCACCACTCTTTGCCTGCATCAAAGTAATTCGAAAAATCATCGTTCCATCGATACACTTCAAGCGCTTGCCTGTTCGGGAAAAGGATATCGTTAAAGCGGATGAAATCGGACTTTAAATACGGTGTTCCGTACGGCGGTTCTAAAAAGGCATACCAATAGGGCATAGGCGCGGGGACATGGATACATGTCTGTTTTTTGGTTCTGTCCTCATAATACGCATGGCTCGGCGGCATCAAAAATTCTTCCGTATCGACTTTTGTTGCCCTCATGTTATCAGCCTCTATATTCAGTTGATACGCGGACGCGGCAAACCTGAGTTCCAGTATTCGGAATGCCTCAATCACCGCAAGCTTGTGTGTGGCATAGCCTTCATACTCCTTGCCGACAGAGAGAATCACATAATCGAGACTCACGCGACTCCATGTTGTTTTCAATAACTTGTAGGCCTTGTGTTTTGTCAGTTCAAACATATTCCCTCTTCATCTCCGTATGAACGATAGCTTTCACGCACGGTCTCTTACTACGTTGGCAAAACATTGTCGCTCCGCTCATGACCGGAGTCACCTTGAACCGACTTCATGTCTCCTCTATTTTAGCTTTTAACCCTTCTAAAAAATGAAGCGGGCCATTCTCCCGAAGTGTGTTCTATAACATTACAGTTTAATGCAAAGTGTAGCGATATAGTCATTTCCGTAACGCGATAATCTATTTCTCTTGT encodes the following:
- a CDS encoding DEAD/DEAH box helicase family protein; this encodes MEVKTTPKIQSFIKVEPMIYAYDTPGVLEHNGWIKIGYTEKQTPEQRIKQQSGTITIGTRLLWKGFARYTDNSGDSFKDSDFHAFLEFEKGVERWIEEHKKKEWFRIDKSTSRDYFDEFAARGTLAQNEQKLTYTLREEQEEAVCMTKAYFEGGGSEFLWNAKPRFGKTLTAYELVCRMKLSKVLIVTNRPSIANSWAEDFRKFIGWRGEFSFVSDTDALSKKPSVLSRNEYVSRMQGEGKGMIAFESLQGLKGSAYFGGKSDKLSWMAKEYRDNRGKKINGLEFDLLIIDEAQEGVETIRTERAFNNISRKYTLYLSGTPFKQLASARFSANQIYNWSYADEQERKESWDEEDHNPYEPLPRLAMYTYQLSSMIRERIGRTDLDSAEYTDYTFDLNEFFDTNEAGKFIHEAEVKKFLHALATQEKYPFSTPELRKELSHTLWYLNHIQSVEALEKLLAADPVFSEYYVVKAVGDGSTNEDRETSAKKNFDRVKKAIAEHDKTITLTVGQLTVGVTVPEWSGVLMLCNLKSPSSYMQAAFRAQNPCMLTVNGETFRKETAYVFDFDPARTLIIFDDFANNLNAETVSGRGTSEERKENIRRLLNFFPVLGEDDEGRMIELDAAAVLSIPRKLKSQEVVRSGFMSNYLFNIGNVFGAPTAIQAIVERLQTAHEDKHKDNKEALDNMGNIRVGEDGEVEVPEEIVIGQAQNYFADKKYEDVPIIQQQLDNILHERPDDYGSSSVVDEHLKKIADSVKEAVKERVAPVMEDYSPKKAAKNRIESQFEREIEHSFRKISDDYREEESIARVELEQKRKAAQTEKDVKDAEIEFNQRMQSCLEATMKAAKEQIQHTMDEKPVDVIQHLEKNKAEAEKRVAEEEIRAHLRGFSRTIPSFIMAYGDEGLTLANFDDYTEDDVFFEVTGISEEDFRFLRDGGDRLNAETGVMEHWDGCLFDETVFNDSIKEFLRKKQELANYFDETHTEDIFDYIPPQKTNQIFTPKRVVKMMVEKLEIENPGCFDDPTKTFADLYMKSGLFITEIVKRLYNSAAMKEAIPDDGARIRHILRKQVFGMAPTRIIYLIATNYILGFDETLKEETHNFVEADAAEASKNGTLTELVDKYFENIGNEN
- a CDS encoding Eco57I restriction-modification methylase domain-containing protein — protein: MEKLIDISSYPVVDVLDLLLQDKSTKKNIIWATDTYEEFGEGFTDKVHMLTNELLLRPDIIRPRIQKSLEAQAQRTRKKAEVFTPAWLCNRMNNHCDEDWFGHSSVFNTEKEDHTWTVTEGRIDFPKRKKWQHYVDSRRLEITCGEAPYLVSRYDVSNGELIVPLVRRIGMLDRKLRIVNENTDTYEEWLKWTIRAFEASYGYEYQGDNVLIARINLLLTFVEYYEERWGHSPNDKLLEKMANKIVWNVWQMDGLKGSIPMGALYKQYHQLTIFDVFGMEEASGKIVPEEYIPCSIFDWRGQNKSMDFNAFRERRNGSMKFDYIIGNPPYQDETVGDNATYAPQIYNRFMDASYEIAQSVILIHPARFLFDAGSTPKAWNKKMLDDDHFKILCYEADSKKIFPGMEITGGIAVSYHDSNISFGPIGVFTPFDELNSILHKVIYRDDFKGMDKIVISRTAYRITDKLHKEHPEAVSQLSKGHAYDMASNIFERLPQVFFDKCPENGGEYIVILGRDGGDRARKYILRDYVKPATNLDNYKIVLARADGAAGTIGKPIPARILGTPVIEIPGVGTTESFVSIGSFNSDYEVGNAFKYLKTKFFRTLVSVLKTTQDITPDKFKYVPIQSFIHTSDIDWSKSVAEIDRQLYLKYGLSDEEISFIETHVKEME